The genomic region agcaggagatcagctaggcAAACCCAGTACACTTTCCCTTTCGGAGCCAGGAGAAGACCTGTGGGCGCCTGAGAGAAGAACCTTCCCAGGAACCCATCCAGGTGAGCAGCGGGCAGATCAGGGAGCATCAGCTCTGATCATGAGATGAGTGTTAGGTTTGGAAATGGTCAGTAAGGGAAATGCTTCCATGGCCCTTGACAGAGCCGCTTTACTAGattctgcctccttcctttttaTCCATAATGCTCTACTCTGGTTTTGTAGAACGATCTGTCCTGCCTGCTCTTCATATTTATCATGTCCATGTGTATAGTTtatcatgtgtgtgtttttttttgtttttttttgtttttttttttttaaagattttatttatttatttgacagagagagatcacaagtaggcagagaggcaggcagagagagagagagaggaggaagcaggctccctgctgagcagagagcctgatgcgggactcgatcccaggaccctgagatcatgacctgagccgaaggcagcggcttaacccactgagccacccaggcgcccctcatgtgtgtgttttatgtgtATATAGCATGTGTATGCTTTATCCAATGCTTCCCTACCTGTGTGTTCTTGCTAATactttctctccatttcagtcTCAGTCTTTCTAGAACTCTTTCTTAGTAACTTATCTACCATCTCCATTCCTTGTTTCTATGGTTACGTGACTCCTTACATAGTCAAATACCTTAAAATTTCCTTTACTCTTTGATACATTCCTCCTCTTCACAATTTTCTCCCATACTTAGAATcagtatttattctattttttaaaaaagaggtgatttgtttgtgagagagagagtgtgcacatgagtggaaggaggcgcagagggagaggaagagagagaagctcaagcagactccccactgagcgaggagcctgatgtgaggcttgatctcatgaccctgagatcatgacctgagccaaaatcaacagtcagacacttaactgactgagctacccaggcgcctctagaatcggtatttaaaaaagaaaatccacatgttctctgctttctcttttggtTGCCTTGGTCCCACAGTTTCCTTCCCTGTGTACTTAATTTTTCTATCCTTATTCATTCCAGAGCCTCAGCATCAACCGCAAGATTCAGTTTCTCACCCAGATATTTTTGCAGAGATTCCATCCACTGGCATGAAAAGGGTAAGGTACCCAAGGGTTTTTCTTAGTCCTCTGTCGTAGGACAAGTTTGGGGTTGCTGTCAGTTAGAAAAGCAGCACAAGAGGCCagagagggagattgagagagaggagagagagggagattcaAGGCAAGTGGTGTTCACgcaggggaaagcaggttctTGGGAGAGAGTCTATGAATGTCATGAGTTGGGGAAAACCCTCCATGTTGAACAAGGCATGTGTTTCCCAGAGTTTCCATAGCAGCCATGTTTATAAATGTGAATAGACATCAAGTGTTTAAAACTTAATTTGCCTCTAACTCGGCCAAACTGCATCTAAGAGGCCTCCTGAATATAATGAAAACGACAGCTCTTTGTGGCAGAGCATCCACTTGAAGGGACTCGGGAGAAATGGTGCAGACACACTAAAGTGGTAGAAGCTTCAGCACCAGAAATGCCTTTTTCCTATGAATGTAATAGAGCCTTTGGTCTTCCTATTTTCCTCAATTGACAGGAGCAACCTCAGACTGGAGACAAACTTTATAATTACAGTCAACTTGGGGAACCCTTTCACGGCATCAAACCGCTTTTTCAGTACCAGAGAATTCACGCTGGAGGTGACCCCTGTGAATGCCACGAGGGTGGAAAATCCTTCTTCCAGCCCGCTCACCTGATCGTGCCAGACAAAATCCGTCGTGGGGACAAAACCTACGTGTGTAGCAAATGTGAGAAATCCTTCAGATACAGCTCCGACCTGATCAGGCATGAGAAGACTCATACCGCGGAGAAGTGCTTTGAATGTCAGGAGTGTCGGCAAGCCTTCAAGTACTCCTCAAATCTGCGGCGCCACCTGAGgactcacactggagagaagccttTCGAATGTGCTCAGTGTGGGAAAACCTTCACTAGGAACTTTAACCTAATTCTGCACCAGCGAAACCACACGGGCGAGAAGCCCTACGAATGTAAGGACTGTGGGAAAGCGTTTAATCAGCCATCCTCTCTGAGGAGCCACGTGAGgactcacacaggagagaagccctTTGGGTGCAGTCAGTGcgggaaagccttcagggagcacTCGTCGCTGAAGACACACCTGCGCACTCACACCAGGGAGAAGCCGTATGCGTGTAACCAGTGTGGGAAGCCCTTCCGGACGAGCACTCATCTGAACGTCCACAAAAGGATACACACTGGGGAGAAACTGTACGAGTGCGCTACTTGTGGGCAGGTCTTGAGTCGCCTCTCAACGCTCAAGAGTCACATGCGAACTCACACGGGAGAGAAGCCCTATGTGTGTCAGGAATGTGGGCGAGCCTTCAGTGAACCTTCATCCCTCAGGAAGCATGCAAGGACACACACTGGCAAAAAGCCCTATGCCTGTCAGGAATGTGGGCGAGCCTTTGGTCAGTCTTCACACCTTATTGTGCACGTGAGAACTCACACTGCGGGGAAACCCTATGAATGCAATCAGTGTGAGAAAGCCTTCAGGCACAGCTCTTCACTTACTGTGCATAAAAGAGTTCATGCCGGGAGAGAGAACGTTAGGAATGGCGGCCTGCCTTTATCAGTGTCCTAGCCGTAGAGGGGGCCCCTTGCTGAGTGACttccaggttttaaaaatatacgtGTTCCAGGCTATAATCATCTCTTGTAGTACTTGTTTTAGCTGCATTACATGTTTtgatacatattttcattttggttgaAATCCGAATATTGTCTTAGTTTCTATTATCACGTATTCTTTGGCCtgtgaattatttataattagattttaaaacagcaGGACATGAGTATATTTTTTATAGAGGTATAATTACTTATAGTGAAATTCATAGATCTTAAGTGTATAGTTGGAGGACTCTGACAagtgcatacatatgtatatgtaaccAATATGCCAtttaagatacagaacatttctatccTTCTGGAAAGTTCCTGCATGTAtatgggtggatttttttttttttattttacaaatttttgttGGTTTccaatttaatttcattgtgagCGGAGAATGTGGTTTTTATGTTACTGAATGTTAGGTATCTGTTTAGTTGCCTGTCAGAATTGCCCCTTCCTCCTTACAAAAGgacttacatttttttgtttagatTGGTAATGTGCACTGTTAAAAAACCTCTATCTCTTGGTCCTTGCAGCTAGAGGAGCCCCCCCCCCttacccaccctcccccacccaaccgCCACCTGCCCTGCAGTCCTGGCCTTTCTAAGTATGGGAAATTATTGCGTGTGATACCTGGGAAGGATGTTGTAAAGGAATATTTATCTAGATCCTTCCACGTCTTGCCCTTTGTACAAACGACATGATGTCTGGCACTAGAGGAGCCATCCCATGACCATGAGGGTAAAAGCTGCAGGC from Mustela erminea isolate mMusErm1 chromosome 1, mMusErm1.Pri, whole genome shotgun sequence harbors:
- the ZNF333 gene encoding LOW QUALITY PROTEIN: zinc finger protein 333 (The sequence of the model RefSeq protein was modified relative to this genomic sequence to represent the inferred CDS: substituted 2 bases at 2 genomic stop codons) → MPNETLNPGAGVMESVTFEDVAAGLIQEWALLDGARRNLCRYVILDKCGTLAPRDWASQLKSKALTPVQDILEENLSQDMQMGLKAAVQIQRVAMPVPALGVPELGMAGDSDVALLAQDPAWLQKESTEEEAGAPGVLITCLQEPVTFADVAVLFTPEEWMFLDSAQRSLYRDVMLENYRNLASVGAGDQLGKPSTLSLSEPGEDLWAPERRTFPGTHPEPQHQPQDSVSHPDIFAEIPSTGMKREQPQTGDKLYNYSQLGEPFHGIKPLFQYQRIHAGGDPCECHEGGKSFFQPAHLIVPDKIRRGDKTYVCSKCEKSFRYSSDLIRHEKTHTAEKCFECQECRQAFKYSSNLRRHLRTHTGEKPFECAQCGKTFTRNFNLILHQRNHTGEKPYECKDCGKAFNQPSSLRSHVRTHTGEKPFGCSQCGKAFREHSSLKTHLRTHTREKPYACNQCGKPFRTSTHLNVHKRIHTGEKLYECATCGQVLSRLSTLKSHMRTHTGEKPYVCQECGRAFSEPSSLRKHARTHTGKKPYACQECGRAFGQSSHLIVHVRTHTAGKPYECNQCEKAFRHSSSLTVHKRVHAGRENVRNGGLPLSVSXPXRGPLAE